Proteins encoded in a region of the Pelmatolapia mariae isolate MD_Pm_ZW linkage group LG6, Pm_UMD_F_2, whole genome shotgun sequence genome:
- the LOC134628923 gene encoding hexokinase-1-like translates to MIAAQLLAYYFTELKDDQLKKIDKYLYSMRFSDETLKDIMNRFRREMENGLERDTNPTATVKMLPTFVRSIPDGSEKGDFIALDLGGSNFRILRVKVTQDKKQPVQMESQIYETPDDIIHGSGAQLFDHVADCLGDFMEKQKIKDKKLPVGFTFSFPCAQTKLDEAVLLTWTKKFKASGVEGMDVVKLLNKAIKKRGDYQADIMAVVNDTTGTMMTCGFDDQRCEVGIIIGTGTNACYMEELRHIDLVEGDEGRMCINTEWGAFGDNGSLEDIRTEFDREIDRGSINPGKQLFEKMASGMYMGELVRLILVKMAKEGLLFEGRITPELLTRGKIETKHVSAIEKTKEGLKKCMEILTRLGVEPSEEDCLAVQHVCTIVSFRSANLISATLGAILCRLKENKGVVRLRTTVGIDGSLYKMHPQYARRLHKTVRRLVPDSDVRFLLSESGSGKGAAMVTAVAYRLTEQARQIQQTLAEFRLSKNQLLEVKKRMKVEIERGLKKDSHKDATVKMLPTFVRSTPDGTENGDFLALDLGGTNFRVLLVKIRSGKRRSVEMHNKIYAIPIEVMQGTGEELFDHIVHCISDFLDYMGMKSARLPLGFTFSFPCHQTSLDAGILVTWTKGFKATDCEGEDVVELLREAIKRKEEFELDVVAIVNDTVGTMMTCAYEEPTCEVGLIAGTGSNACYMEEMKNIEIVPGTEGRMCVNMEWGAFGDNGCLDDIRTTYDQAVDENSLNEGKQRYEKMCSGMYLGEIVRQILIDLTKRGFLFRGQISETLKTRGIFETKFLSQIESDRLALLQVRAILQQLGLDSTCDDSIIVKEVCGTVSRRAAQLCGAGMAAVVDKIRENRRLDHLDVTVGVDGTLYKLHPHFSRIFQQTVKELAPKCDVNFLLSEDGSGKGAALITAVGCRQRELDAQQH, encoded by the exons ATGATAGCGGCTCAGCTTCTGGCCTACTACTTCACCGAGTTGAAGGATGATCAACTCAAAAAG ATCGATAAGTACCTGTACTCCATGCGGTTCTCCGATGAGACGCTTAAGGACATCATGAACAGGTTCCGCAGGGAAATGGAGAATGGGCTCGAACGTGACACCAACCCCACTGCCACCGTGAAGATGCTGCCCACGTTCGTCAGGTCCATTCCTGATGGATCAG AAAAGGGGGACTTCATAGCTCTGGACCTTGGAGGGTCGAACTTTCGGATCCTGCGTGTCAAAGTGACACAAGACAAGAAGCAACCAGTTCAGATGGAGAGCCAGATCTATGAGACCCCTGATGACATTATCCATGGGAGTGGGGCACAG CTCTTTGACCATGTTGCAGATTGCCTCGGTGACTTCATGGAGAAACAAAAAATCAAGGATAAAAAACTTCCTGTGGGATTCACATTCTCTTTCCCGTGTGCCCAAACCAAACTAGATGAG GCTGTCTTATTAACATGGACAAAGAAGTTTAAAGCCAGTGGTGTAGAAGGCATGGACGTTGTGAAGCTTCTAAACAAAGCTATCAAGAAACGAGGG GACTATCAAGCAGACATCATGGCAGTGGTGAATGACACCACTGGCACTATGATGACTTGTGGATTTGACGATCAGCGCTGTGAAGTGGGAATCATTATAG GAACGGGAACAAATGCCTGCTACATGGAGGAACTGCGTCACATTGACCTGGTTGAAGGAGATGAAGGCCGGATGTGCATCAACACTGAATGGGGTGCCTTTGGGGATAATGGGTCCCTAGAGGACATCCGCACAGAGTTTGACCGTGAGATTGACAGAGGATCGATCAACCCAGGAAAACAATT GTTTGAAAAGATGGCCAGTGGCATGTACATGGGAGAACTGGTACGACTCATCCTGGTCAAGATGGCCAAAGAGGGGCTGCTGTTTGAGGGACGAATAACCCCCGAGCTCCTGACGAGAGGAAAGATTGAGACGAAACATGTATCTGCAATTGAAAA GACTAAGGAAGGACTGAAGAAGTGTATGGAAATCCTGACAAGGCTTGGAGTGGAGCCCTCAGAAGAAGACTGTCTGGCTGTGCAGCACGTGTGCACCATCGTATCCTTCCGCTCAGCTAATCTAATATCTGCAACTCTGGGAGCCATTCTTTGTCGCCTTAAAGAGAATAAAGGAGTCGTGCGGCTTCGTACCACCGTCGGCATTGATGGCTCTCTGTACAAGATGCACCCTCA ATATGCCCGTCGTCTGCACAAAACTGTGCGTCGCTTAGTCCCAGACTCAGATGTCCGTTTTCTGCTGTCCGAAAGCGGGAGTGGAAAAGGAGCAGCCATGGTGACAGCAGTGGCATACCGTTTAACGGAGCAGGCGCGCCAAATTCAGCAGACTTTGGCAGAATTCCGGTTGAGCAAAAATCAGCTGTTAGAGGTGAAGAAAAGGATGAAGGTGGAGATTGAAAGAGGCCTGAAGAAGGACAGCCACAAGGACGCTACAGTCAAAATGTTGCCTACCTTTGTTCGAAGCACACCGGACGGAACAG aaaatggTGATTTCCTTGCTCTGGACCTTGGAGGAACAAACTTCCGTGTGCTTCTGGTCAAGATTCGCAGTGGGAAAAGACGATCAGTGGAGATGCATAACAAAATCTATGCCATTCCTATAGAAGTCATGCAGGGCACAGGGGAAGAG CTTTTTGATCACATTGTGCACTGCATCTCTGATTTCCTGGACTACATGGGAATGAAAAGTGCTCGACTCCCACTGGGTTTCACTTTTTCGTTCCCCTGCCATCAGACCAGCTTGGATGCA GGCATCCTTGTAACATGGACCAAAGGCTTCAAGGCCACAGACTGTGAGGGTGAAGATGTAGTGGAGCTTCTTCGGGAAGCAATCAAAAGGAAAGAG GAGTTTGAGCTGGATGTGGTTGCCATAGTGAATGACACAGTGGGGACGATGATGACCTGTGCATATGAGGAGCCCACATGTGAGGTGGGACTGATTGCAG GAACGGGCAGCAATGCTTGTTATATGGAAGAAATGAAGAACATTGAGATAGTGCCGGGTACCGAGGGTCGGATGTGTGTCAATATGGAGTGGGGGGCATTTGGAGACAATGGCTGTCTGGATGACATCAGGACAACATACGACCAGGCAGTGGATGAGAACTCACTCAACGAAGGCAAACAAAG ATATGAGAAGATGTGCAGTGGAATGTATCTTGGTGAGATTGTACGGCAGATTTTGATTGATCTGACCAAGCGTGGCTTCCTGTTCCGGGGACAAATCTCAGAGACACTTAAGACCAGGGGCATCTTTGAGACAAAGTTTCTGTCACAGATAGAAAG CGATCGTCTGGCCTTGCTGCAGGTCAGAGCGATCCTGCAGCAGCTGGGGCTCGACAGCACCTGTGATGACAGTATTATCGTCAAGGAGGTGTGCGGCACAGTGTCCCGCCGAGCAGCTCAACTCTGCGGAGCCGGAATGGCTGCAGTGGTGGACAAGATCCGTGAGAACAGAAGACTGGACCACCTGGATGTTACAGTGGGCGTGGATGGCACACTCTACAAGCTGCACCCACA TTTTTCTCGGATCTTCCAACAAACAGTGAAGGAACTCGCCCCCAAATGTGATGTCAACTTCCTGCTGTCTGAGGACGGCAGCGGTAAGGGAGCTGCCCTTATCACTGCTGTGGGCTGCCGCCAGAGGGAGCTGGATGCCCAGCAACACTGA